TCCACAGCGGCAATTTTCCATGCCATTGGGAGCACTCTCTGAGTGTATTTTGCGCCTGTTAACCCCATGCTTACAATATCCTGATTATTGCCGTTAGTGGGGATGGATTGTATCGAGGCAGGGCTGCCCATCATTCTGGCCTCGGCTGCCAGTGAGGTACACAGGAGCTGACAGCCCGCCATGCCTGAGTTAAGTCCCGGCTCAGCAGCCGTCAGCATAGGGGAGAGCCCCTGTGAATAACGCCAGTTGAGGAGGCGGTCAATCTGCCGCTCGGCAAGCAAAAGCATTTTAATTATACTGAGCCTCAGGTAGTCCGATGCAAAGGATATCTGCTGCCCGTAGAAGTTACCGCCATGCAGGACAGTCTCTGTTTCAGGGAAAATCAGAGGATTATCAGTTGAGGCATTGAGCTCCCGTGTAACAACCTGTTCAACATGCCAGATTACATCCTGACATGCACCCAGTATCTGCGGAACACAACGGATGGAGTACGCATCCTGTATTTCAACGCCGGCTCTTACAGGTTTTTCTCTTGCGCCCCACCTATGTTCTCTTATCTCACAGGCATAGCGATCATTCTTTAGTAGATACTCAGTCATACGCCCGGCCACAGTTGCCTGCCCGCGATGCCCGCGCGCCCTGTGTAACTGCTCACACAGTACCTCAGGCTCTGCAAACATCACCTGAATAAGGCAGGCGGAGAGAAACTCCAGTGTATTTAAGAGCTTCTGAGACTCTACAACAGAAAGACACATCAGCCCTGTCATAGCAGACGTTCCATTTACAAGGGCCAACCCCTCTTTACTTTTCATCCTAATTGGCTTAAGGCCTGCTTTGGAGAGTGCCTCCTGAGCGCTAAGACGCTGCCCTTTATATGAAGCCCATCCAAAACCGGCAAACACACGTGCCATATGAGCCAGCGGAATCAGATCCCCGCTTGCCCCCACCGAACCCTCCGAGGGTATCTCCGGCAGGAGATTCACCTCTAAAGCCTTAATGATGTTGTCAACAACCTCTGAGCGTATCCCTGAAAAACCTCTTGCCAGTGCATTGGCCCTGGCTACCATTATAGCGCGGGTCTCTGAATGTGAAAAAAGGCTCCCCTGGCCGCAACACAGATGATGAAATAGATTTATCTGGTGCTGCTCTAAATCTTCCTTTGATATCCGTGTCCCGGAGAGAGGCCCAAAACCTGTATTTATACCATATATCACTCTTCCATTATTTTCAAAACGCTCCACCAGCTCTCTGGATTTAGCCATTTTCCGCTTAGCACCCTCGCTAAGCTTACACTCAGCATTGGAAATGACTATATCATACACATTACGAAGTGTTAATCCGTGTCCGTTTATTTCTATCACATCCGCCTCATCTCTGTAGTGCTTCAAAACAGTTTGGGATTGGTTTGGGAGAAAATCTCATCCGGCAGTTTTTTATTTTCTGACTCTGTCTTAAAATCTATCTCTATTCTGTCCCCTGTGTTTTTATTATCCTCGCTTTGCTCTGTTATGATTAACCTTGTAACACGGTAATTGGCAGGGTTTATATGGAACGTAAAAGAGCTTAATTTTGACGGCTTGCCGGAGGAGTACGGAGCAAGCATAACCCTGATTTCTTTGTCTTTTTTAACTTCCAGATTATACGTTTTGTTAAGGGATGTAAAATCTCCTTTTATGAATTTCATCATCTGCTCCATCACCTGTGCAAAAAACTCAGAACCCGCAAGTTTCATCTTTCTTGTCTTACCTTCTGTCACCTCATATTTGGAAGCGGCCCCCTGACTAAATATTAAAATACTTTTGTACGGTTCAGTTATCTCCCATCTCATCATATTTGGAGCTTGAAAATACAGGCGTCCCTTAGACGTCAGACGCTCTTCAAAAAGGCTTAAATATCGTGTTTGTGTAAAGGCAGCCTCCAATGATTCCACCTTGCCTAAATTGCTTTTTAGATCTTCCAGCAGTTTTTGATTATTTTCCGTAAACTCCGCCGCCTCTGCTATATTGCATAGCAGTGACACGCAAATGAATATTAATGAGAATGTTTTAAACATTTTCCACCTGTGATTATATAGTTTTGAAAACACTTATCTTTCCCTCTTTTGATTATGATTCTCTCTTGCCGGCCGATTGCCTTACCACTGAGTGTCACCTGTTTGCTTTTAATAACTGCGGCTGCACAAAGGTACAGAGCGTCAACGCAGGGGCTGTAACCGCAAATCCTCTCTATGCCCGATAACTCAGAACTTAAGGAGGGCTCTGAGCCACTATTGCCCTGCGAGATTTCTAAAGTGTACTGAACTGTGCACCCAACGCCATAATCAAAACCACTACTTTGGATTTCCTTTATGCAGCCGTACTTTGCATTGTCATCTTTGCTAAGTACAAAGGAGACAAAGAACTCACCCGGCTCATACACCACATCATCCTGTGCACAGCCCTCCTTAAACAAAGCCGTGGCATAGTTTCTGAGCATGTGATTCTCATCTCCGATACAAGCAAACACATAATCACAAGAGTCTTGTTTAAGCCATGCGGCGGCGGTTTCTATCACCTGGGCTGTGGTTAGCTCAAAGCTGCTGATTGTTGTGACAGGCCCGGTTATCTTTAAAGCTATTGATATCTGAGCGCATATGGAATTATGCACGGAATTTATAAAATCAGTAGGCGATGGGGCACTGTCACCATAATCAATAAGACTATCCTGAAAATTAAAAGAAGCATTTAAACACCCATAACCGGTGCCTGTTACTATCCCGATATTTTTATTAGTATCATCAACTATGCCGGCATCTTTTAAGGCTAATATGGAGCAAAGGAGCGCCTTTTGTGCAAGTGGGTCAATTCTCCTTAGTAATGCAGGCGAGATGTAATCTTTCAATCCCTCAGCCACAGCCTTAAACATGCCAAGTTCTCTTTGGCCCTGTGCCAGATCAATAAGCTCCATTACATATTGCGGTTTCCTCCGGCCTCTAAGCCCCTGCCAAAAATGCTCCACCCCAACCCCAAACGGAGTTATCATGCCAAGCCCTGAGATGCCTGCCTTCACTGCTCTGTCCCTGTAAGCAGCAGAGCTGAGTTTGTACCGCCAAAAGCCAGTGAGGTGGAAAGCGCTGCACTGGTTTTAACTGCTGTTGTCTTTATAGTGGGAGAGAGCATACATTTTTCATCATAATGCTCAAAACCCAAAGTGGCGGGTATCATTCCGTCACACAGCGACTTTACGGAAAACACGGCCTCAAGAGCCCCTGCTGCTCCCAATGTGTGTCCTGTGTATGATTTGGTGGACGTCACAGGTATCTCTGTGCTAAATAGCCGGCTAATAATAGCTCCCTCCGCACAGTCGTTAGCCTCCGTTGATGTGCCATGGGAATTGATGAAGGAAATATCTCTGATATTGAGTGTGCTTTGGCTTAAAGCAAAGGTTATAGCTTTTTTCAAACCGGTACCGTCAGGATGCGGTGAGGAACAGTGAAAAGCGTCCGCTGCCGTGCCGTATCCGGCGGCATAGGCAAGGGCTTTTGCCTTGCGGTTATTAGCGGCGCTATCCCGCTCAAGGACCAACACACCGGCGCCCTCGCCTAAATTTAACCCCTTCCGTCTTGCATCAAACGGGCGGCATGGCTCATCAGATGTTACCAGCAAGGAAGCAAACCCTAAGTATGTTGTGCGGCAGAGTTCATCTGTTCCGCCCGCTATCACTATGTCGCATAAGTCCTGACTCAGCCAGTGCATTGATATACCTATGGCGTCTGTGCCTGATGAGCAGGCGTTAGCCACAGTGGCGGCAGGGCCTTTGAGGTTATACCGTTTTCTGATAAATAAGGCGGGATTATTACTGAGGTATCTCTCTATAGCTTCAAAGCCGGGGGTCTTGTTGTCTTTCCATGCACGGTAAAATTGCTCGTTATTTAATGTACAGGCCACCGTTGTTCCTATGCAAACCCCTACACGGTATCCTGAGGAGAGATCACTCTCTGTAAGTTGCGCCTGATTTAATGCCTCATGGAGTGCCTTTAAGAGAAGTCTGACAGAACGTGTCACCATAGTATTACTTTCCTCAGGCAACCGGCCCTTATACTCAAAGACCGGATATTGCACTTTTAAATCAGCTTCAAACAAGGAGGGCGGTGAGGGATTTCGAATGCCGGCGTACATATTTTGCAGGCATTGTTCTACATTACCGCCGGAGGCACATACCGCCCCTAATCCTGTTATCTTTATTGTTGAAGCCATTGCCCGTTATTGACTTTCATCGTCTTCTTTGGGTGACGTTGTTGTTACACTAAGGCCATTGTCGTCAAAGGCAAGAACTTTCTTTTTACGTGTGGCATACCAGTATGTCCACTTTTTCTTTTCTAATGAAGGGGTGACATGCTCAGGCGGATAACCATATGATATCAAAACAGCTCTTTTTGTCATCCCTGCGGTGACAACACCCCCTTTTATGCTTTTTATCTCTTCCTCCGTTAACCCTGTAACCAGAATTTCAAATGGTTTCTTTGTAAATAACCTCTTTGCAAACGCCTCAGGACTCATGTTCCCATGATGGACAGGGTAGTATTTTATATAATGCCTTACATTATCACTTTTTGTTTGGAACTGTATATATTCAGGTTTTATATCAATATTATAAACCTCTGTACCGGCTGCAATTATGCTGCCCTTTTTGTAGTTAAGACTCCATGCTGTAGAGCGCTCAAACCAAAGATTGTACGACGTATAATATGTCCCTGTACTCATATCCTCATCGTCAGCGGCAGCTAATTGGGTGCACACTATTGTAAGAGTAAGTAGAATAACTGCTGCTGTTATAGAAGAAAGTATTCTTTTCATGTTACACCTCTGTTGTTAAGAGTGTCCAGATAATATTTATCCGTTGGTATAGTACTATGTGGCGTTTTGCACACTACGGATGTAGTCACTCAGGGTTTTAATGGACGTAAATATCTCCCGAACCTTCTGCATATCTTTAATTTCACAGTTAAAATGACGCTGTAATATTACTACCAGCTCCACGGCATCCAGTGAATCCAGCCCTAATCCCTCCTCACCAAAAAGGAAGTCATCATCTTTAATGTCCTCCGCCTTGATGTGGGTAAGCTTAAGGTCCCTGACTATTATCTCTTTTAACTTATCCTCTGTCGTCAAATAAACCCTCCATTTTGTTAAATACTAGTTTAATTATTCTCTTAAAGAGTCCCCATCTTTAAGAGGGCTGCCCCAGAAATTACTGAAATTGTACCACATGTAAGGGTGTTTTGTTAAGAAATCTTCTATGAAGCCGGCATAACTCCTGACAAGGTATTTTTCGGCATCAGCCCGGGGCATATCTGAGGTCTTAAGTTCATCAGTCAGGCACTTGTACTCTATATAATACTTCATAGGGCCTATGCGTGAAGTTAGGAGCACAACTATGTCTGAGTTTGTAGCTGTTGCCAGCCGGTATGGATAAGCCGGGAAATGGGCATCATCCCCTAAAAAAGGTGTTACTACAGTGTCGGTTGTTGATATCCGGTCGCCCATTACGCATAAGCATTGTCCCTTTAACAGCACATTGGTTGCTTCTATCATTCCACCCATGAAATTACGCGGAGAGATCACACTGAAATTCTTTTTTTTGTTGTTCAGATCAAAAAAGTGTCCCCCTTGCCAGTTTTCCGTATCGAAGTGGAAGTGTACATTGCAGTGCATTTTATCATAAGTGGCCATTATGTTTTGCCACGGTCCGATATGTGTTGTCAGAAGAATCAACCCCCGGTTCTTTTTAACAAGCCCGGCAAATTGCTCCCTCTGTGGAAACTCCACCCCTATGCCCTCAGTTCCAACTATACCTAAGGCTACCTGTTCAATAAGCACTGCTCCGTATGTATAGATATATTTAAAACATGTAAGATAACGTGCGATAAAACCTCTTTGAGGAAAACGCCGCCTTAAATAGTGATCTGAAATTTTAAATACCGACGGCCGTAATAATATGTAATAGGGGAGTATTATTAATAATAAAACATAGGCAGCCCCGAGCCCTCCAATTTTAAGCAGCAAGTGAAAGATAAGAAAACCCGGCCTGTTACCATAAGTTGAGTTTGGCATATTACGTCTTTATGTCCCTGCAGAGGGCCTTTACAGGCAGATAGATAATTAACCCGCACAGCAGCGCCAACAAGGGAGCAAGTATAATTGCACCGGCCACATACTCAAAAAACAGCTCACCTGCCACAGCCCACAGTTCCCTTGTTGTATGGATGTTGCCAAGGTCGGACATTTTCCATAGAAGTTTTCCATGTAAGATAAAATAGCCGGCCTCAAGAGCTAATACCGGTACAAACGGCGGTGCGCAAAAATGCTGCATGTTGATGGCTATCAATCTGTTTAATCTCAGTCTGGTCGCAACAAAACCAATAGTGACAGTATGCATAAAAAACAGCGGCAAAGTGCCGATAAATATCCCTGTCATGGCGGATATTATTATCTCCTGAGATGATGTTGCCTCAGTAAGGAGACGTTTGAGGCTTTTGACAGGTGTCTTTATCGAGAGCTTTCTTTTTTTCCTCTCCTCGGTTTCAAAATACTTCTTATGTGGGATGGGTAGGAAATTACGTATCACCAGGGCTGTGTAAGTAATGGAAATAAGCGCATTATCTGCAACCGCCCTGAAATGAGACGCCTTTATTGTTTCCTCGCTGTACTTAACTGATACGTCCGTCTGCTGTGTATCCAACCCTGCCCATATGCCTTTGACCAGAATTTCGATTTCAAAATTATAGTGTCTGGCACTGACACTCAGCCTCTCAAATAGTGCTACAGGGTAGGCTCTGTAACCGCTTTGTGTATCTTTCAATCTCAATCCCGTGCAGACCCATACCCAGAAATTAGAGAACCGTCTTCCAAATCTGCTGGAGCCGGGTACGCCCGTTTCAGGAAATACTCTGTTACCCAGCACTATGGAAAGGGGATTATCCTCAATTGCTGCAACAAACTTGCGGGCCTCTGCAGGGTCATGCTGTCCATCAGCGTCCATAGTTATTATATGAGTATAGCCATTATTGCGGGCCTTGTTCGCCGCTGCTAAAAGAGCGGCGCCTTTACCCTGATTGCTCTCCCAGCCCTCAATAAAAAGCCTGTCGTGTGCCGGCAGAACAAACATTGCACCATCTGTGCTTCCATCGTTAAACACAAGCACATCATATCCGCTCTCCAGTGCCCTTAGTGTTATATCTAAAAGGGTCCCGGCATTATTATAAGTCGGAATAACTATCAATATGCGCAGATTCTGCTCAGTTAACATTGTTTTTTTATCACCGTTAGTTCTACGGGAATCACTTCTCCAAAAAAATCCAATACAAATATACTTTTGCGTTTTACTATAAAACAAAAAAGCTGCTACTTTTTTATAATAAAAAAAGTTTACAACAATATTATTATCTTTTTCAACTCATACCAAGCAGCAGTAAAAAGAGTAACGAGGCGGCTGGGAGAAAGCGACACCTCCCCTTACAGGGGATTCCCCTTTAGGGGAGACGTCAAGGAGTTTTAGACGAAGCCAACGAAGTTAATCGAATGACTGCAACTTGGTATCATACATCTTTCATATCCTTTACCTAGCCAAAGGGTGGCTTTTGTCGTATGTGTCCATGAGGTGTTCGATATCCAGATGCGTGTAGCGTTGAGTGGTGGAAAGTGAGGAGTGTCCAAGCAGCTCTTGTATAACTCTGAGGTCGGCGCCGCCGTGAAGCAAGTGTGTCGCAAAGGTATGTCTTAAAGTGTGCGGACCCATCTTTCCCTGTATCCCGATAAGGCGGGCAAATTTTACCACAATCCTTCTGATATGCCGCACTGTCAGACGCCTTCCGCCTGAATTTAAAAAAAGAGCACCTGAGTCATCCTCAGTCGTTTTCTTAGAGGCGGCGCCTTTAGCCCTTGTCTTTTTAATCAGCAAACGCTCAATCAGATAAATCTTTACAGCCTTAACAGCAGGTTCACCAACCGGAACAATTCGCTGTTTTTTCCCCTTTCCCATGACCTTTATGAGTCCCTGATTAAGGTTTATATCCTCCATGTTAGTGCCGGTAAGTTCGCTGATTCTGAGGCCGCTTGAATAGAAAAGCTCAACTATCGCCCTGTTTCTGGCCATGATAAATCCCATCCCTGAGGTTTTCTCTATCAGGTTAAATACATCATCAACACTTAAGAATTTAGGAAGCGCTCTGGGCGCCTTTGGGGTCGGCACAAGCCTGGTGGGATTGTTTGCTACAACCCCCTGAGCACGGAGATACTTAAAAAATGACTTAACAGTGGCAAGCCTTCTTGCAACAGTTGACTTAGCAAGCCCCGCCCGGCTTTGTGACGCTACAAAGCCCCTTATATCATATAAATCGGTATCTCCGGCATCTTTTTCCGCTGCTGTTTTCAGGAATTCATCGAGGTCCTTGCCGTATGCCCGCAGGGTGTGCTCTGAGGCGTTAACCTCTGTGGACATATACCTTAAAAAATCATCTATATGCTGCTTTAATGAACCCATCTATATCCGTAAGCGCCCTTTCCACAATCAGTTTTCGCCGTATGTTCTTGTCTTTTGTCTTAACCTCAAGCTGTGGAAACAGACTGAAATTTATATTGGAAGGTTGAAAAGCCCCGTGCTTTTGCTCTGTTGTCACATATTTAATAAGCGCTCCTGTTGATGTGGTCTCGGCAGGAAGGATGTGGGGAAGCGACTTAACTTTTCTTGCCGCCGTAATACCGGCAAAAAGTCCCATTGCAGTTGACTCGACATAGCCCTCAACTCCGGTAATCTGTCCGGCAAGAAGAATATGTTCATGTCCCTTTATGGCAAGTCCACTGTTGAGATATGTGGGGGAGTTGATATAAGTGTTTCTGTGAACACTGCCAAATCTGAGAAATTCGGCATTTTGCAGCCCAGGAATCATCCGAAAGACCCTCTGCTGCTCAGGGTACTTAAGTCTCGTTTGAAATCCAACCATGTTGTACGCACTCTTTTGCGTATTTTCCGTCCGCAACTGAACCACTGCCCATGGTTGTTTCTGAGTTTGAGGGTCAATAAGGCCAACCGGTTTCATAGGGCCAAAGCGTGGTGTATTTATGCCGCGTGCGGCCATTGCCTCTATAGGCATACAGCCCTCAAACACTCTGCTGTCTTCAAAATCCCTGACAGCCACCCTGTCAGCGGCAACCAGTGCATCATAAAAGGCACTATAACACTGCGCATCCATCGGGCAGTTAATGTAATCATCCCCGCCTTTACCATATCGTGAGGCACTAAAGACCTGTGAGTAGTCAATGGTATCAGCGTCTATCACAGGGGCAATGGCATCATAAAAAAATAACGCCTCCTGTCCCAGCATTTCAGTGAGGCTCTTTGACATAGTGGGTGAGGTTAGAGGCCCTGTGGCTAAAATATATACTTTAGGAGTACCGTCGGAAGCAACAGGGCTAAGCTCAGACAAATTCGATAGTTCCTCTCTGATAACCCTGATGTTTGGGTTTGACTCCACGGCGTTTGTAATAAACTCAGCAAAGCGTGTCCTGTCAACGGCAAGTGCGGAACCGGCAGGTACGGAGGTCTGACGTGCAGCCTCCATAATTAAAGAGCCGAGTCTGGTAAGCTCCTGCTTAAGCAGACCATGTGCAGTATCGGGTAGGTTGGAGCGCAGGGAGTTTGAACAGACAAGCTCACCCAGAAGCCCGGTTCTGTGCGCCTCAGTCTGCACGTTGGGTCTCATTTCGTAAATGGTAACGGCTATGCCGAAACGTGCCGCCTGCCATGCCGCCTCAGAGCCTGCCAGGCCGCCCCCTATTACAACCACCTCAGGCATACGTTATTGGTTTAAGTCTTTTATGTAGGCGTCTTTGTCCGCCCTGTGGCGTATCATTTGCCCCTCTACCATGTAAATTACCATCTCAGCAATATTTGTTGCATGGTCTCCGATTCTTTCCAGATACCTGGAGATGTAACCCAACTTTGTGGCCGGTATGGCCGAGTCACAATCGTGTAGCATCATATCAATGAGATCGCGCAGCACCTTTTCATTTATATCATCCACCTCTGTGTCCCTGGACATTACATTGAGGGCAAGGGATTTATCCTCTTTAATGAAGGAATCCACCGCATCTCTTACCATACCGCAGGTTATATCTCTGAGAATCGGGATATTTAAGTGTGTGGCAATGTATTTTTCATCGGCAAGCTCGATGGTTCTATTGGCAACGTTTGCAGCATTGTCGGCAATACGCTCTAAGTCAGTGGTTATTTTCATTGCTGTTGTGATAAGACGTAGATCTCTTGCCACCGGTTGTCTTAAAGCGATGAGCTTTATACAGTGTTCATCTATTTCAATATCAAAGGTGTTTATGAGAGCATCGCCCACTGTAACTTTTTTGGCTAATTCCAGGTCTCTGGCAACCAAAGAAATAACAGAATTTCTTACGGCGTCCTCAACGAGTTTGCCCATTTCCTGGATTTTACCTTTAAGCTCAGCAAGCTCAGCTTCCCTTAGATACATCCCGAATCCTCCAAAAACTTATACCGAGTTGCATTCTATCGCCTAACTTTGTTGGCATCGTCGAAAGCTCCTTGACGTCTCCCCTGAAGGGGAATCCCCTGTAAGGGGAGGCGTCGTTTTCTCCTTGCCGCCTCGTTATGCTTCTGACTGCAACTCGGTATTAATAAGTAGAACCTCAGCTTTTTTTAGGTTTTTAAATGAGAGATATCTGCCATGTGCCGGACTATTTTGCCCTCCACCATATAAATCACAACCTCTGCGATGTTTGTCGAATGATCGGCTATTCGCTCCAGATTTCTTGAAATATATATGAGTTGGGATGCCTGTATGATGCTGTCAGGGTTAAGGGTCATAACGGAGAGTAACCCGTCAATAATAGTGTCATTGAGATCATCCACCTCGTCATCCCTGTTGATTACGGCCAATGCAAGCGCTCTGTCGCCGTTTACGAAAGCATCAATTGCGTCTTTAACCATCATCTGGGTGATTTCCCTTAGCCGTGATATTTCCGAGTAACTCATAATCTGTTGAGTTTCCATCAGAGCAATAGACTTTTCGGCTATATTTACAGCATGGTCGGCTATTCTTTCAAGGTCTGTGGTTATTTTCATCCCTGTAGTTAAAAATCTGAGGTCTTTACCCATGGGTTGGCGGCGTGCTATCAGCCGGATACATTCCTCATCAATATTAACATCCAGAGCGTTTACTATGTGGTCGTTTCTTATTACGCTCTGGGCCAAATCTGCATTGCTTTCTATCAGAGAACGCACAGAGTCCCTTATAGCACTTTCAACCAATGAGGCCATCTTTAAAATGGTCTCTTTCAGAGACTTTAGTTCATCATCCCTTATCGGCATATTCTATCCGAACCTTCCCGTTATGTAATCCTCCGTCAACTTATTTGACGGGTTTGTAAACATAGTGTCAGTCTTATCGTACTCAATAA
The Nitrospirae bacterium YQR-1 DNA segment above includes these coding regions:
- the trmFO gene encoding methylenetetrahydrofolate--tRNA-(uracil(54)-C(5))-methyltransferase (FADH(2)-oxidizing) TrmFO, producing MPEVVVIGGGLAGSEAAWQAARFGIAVTIYEMRPNVQTEAHRTGLLGELVCSNSLRSNLPDTAHGLLKQELTRLGSLIMEAARQTSVPAGSALAVDRTRFAEFITNAVESNPNIRVIREELSNLSELSPVASDGTPKVYILATGPLTSPTMSKSLTEMLGQEALFFYDAIAPVIDADTIDYSQVFSASRYGKGGDDYINCPMDAQCYSAFYDALVAADRVAVRDFEDSRVFEGCMPIEAMAARGINTPRFGPMKPVGLIDPQTQKQPWAVVQLRTENTQKSAYNMVGFQTRLKYPEQQRVFRMIPGLQNAEFLRFGSVHRNTYINSPTYLNSGLAIKGHEHILLAGQITGVEGYVESTAMGLFAGITAARKVKSLPHILPAETTSTGALIKYVTTEQKHGAFQPSNINFSLFPQLEVKTKDKNIRRKLIVERALTDIDGFIKAAYR
- a CDS encoding DUF2062 domain-containing protein gives rise to the protein MLTEQNLRILIVIPTYNNAGTLLDITLRALESGYDVLVFNDGSTDGAMFVLPAHDRLFIEGWESNQGKGAALLAAANKARNNGYTHIITMDADGQHDPAEARKFVAAIEDNPLSIVLGNRVFPETGVPGSSRFGRRFSNFWVWVCTGLRLKDTQSGYRAYPVALFERLSVSARHYNFEIEILVKGIWAGLDTQQTDVSVKYSEETIKASHFRAVADNALISITYTALVIRNFLPIPHKKYFETEERKKRKLSIKTPVKSLKRLLTEATSSQEIIISAMTGIFIGTLPLFFMHTVTIGFVATRLRLNRLIAINMQHFCAPPFVPVLALEAGYFILHGKLLWKMSDLGNIHTTRELWAVAGELFFEYVAGAIILAPLLALLCGLIIYLPVKALCRDIKT
- a CDS encoding beta-ketoacyl-[acyl-carrier-protein] synthase family protein; this translates as MASTIKITGLGAVCASGGNVEQCLQNMYAGIRNPSPPSLFEADLKVQYPVFEYKGRLPEESNTMVTRSVRLLLKALHEALNQAQLTESDLSSGYRVGVCIGTTVACTLNNEQFYRAWKDNKTPGFEAIERYLSNNPALFIRKRYNLKGPAATVANACSSGTDAIGISMHWLSQDLCDIVIAGGTDELCRTTYLGFASLLVTSDEPCRPFDARRKGLNLGEGAGVLVLERDSAANNRKAKALAYAAGYGTAADAFHCSSPHPDGTGLKKAITFALSQSTLNIRDISFINSHGTSTEANDCAEGAIISRLFSTEIPVTSTKSYTGHTLGAAGALEAVFSVKSLCDGMIPATLGFEHYDEKCMLSPTIKTTAVKTSAALSTSLAFGGTNSALLLTGTEQ
- a CDS encoding aromatic amino acid ammonia-lyase; translated protein: MKHYRDEADVIEINGHGLTLRNVYDIVISNAECKLSEGAKRKMAKSRELVERFENNGRVIYGINTGFGPLSGTRISKEDLEQHQINLFHHLCCGQGSLFSHSETRAIMVARANALARGFSGIRSEVVDNIIKALEVNLLPEIPSEGSVGASGDLIPLAHMARVFAGFGWASYKGQRLSAQEALSKAGLKPIRMKSKEGLALVNGTSAMTGLMCLSVVESQKLLNTLEFLSACLIQVMFAEPEVLCEQLHRARGHRGQATVAGRMTEYLLKNDRYACEIREHRWGAREKPVRAGVEIQDAYSIRCVPQILGACQDVIWHVEQVVTRELNASTDNPLIFPETETVLHGGNFYGQQISFASDYLRLSIIKMLLLAERQIDRLLNWRYSQGLSPMLTAAEPGLNSGMAGCQLLCTSLAAEARMMGSPASIQSIPTNGNNQDIVSMGLTGAKYTQRVLPMAWKIAAVEAMALVQAADCRGDSSVMGEGYKKMWSLIRSVFPKLIEDRPLHQEIEQVTELIKSDEFQAELISEPFPNPWSFY
- the phoU gene encoding phosphate signaling complex protein PhoU codes for the protein MYLREAELAELKGKIQEMGKLVEDAVRNSVISLVARDLELAKKVTVGDALINTFDIEIDEHCIKLIALRQPVARDLRLITTAMKITTDLERIADNAANVANRTIELADEKYIATHLNIPILRDITCGMVRDAVDSFIKEDKSLALNVMSRDTEVDDINEKVLRDLIDMMLHDCDSAIPATKLGYISRYLERIGDHATNIAEMVIYMVEGQMIRHRADKDAYIKDLNQ
- the phoU gene encoding phosphate signaling complex protein PhoU — translated: MPIRDDELKSLKETILKMASLVESAIRDSVRSLIESNADLAQSVIRNDHIVNALDVNIDEECIRLIARRQPMGKDLRFLTTGMKITTDLERIADHAVNIAEKSIALMETQQIMSYSEISRLREITQMMVKDAIDAFVNGDRALALAVINRDDEVDDLNDTIIDGLLSVMTLNPDSIIQASQLIYISRNLERIADHSTNIAEVVIYMVEGKIVRHMADISHLKT
- a CDS encoding outer membrane lipoprotein carrier protein LolA, with the translated sequence MFKTFSLIFICVSLLCNIAEAAEFTENNQKLLEDLKSNLGKVESLEAAFTQTRYLSLFEERLTSKGRLYFQAPNMMRWEITEPYKSILIFSQGAASKYEVTEGKTRKMKLAGSEFFAQVMEQMMKFIKGDFTSLNKTYNLEVKKDKEIRVMLAPYSSGKPSKLSSFTFHINPANYRVTRLIITEQSEDNKNTGDRIEIDFKTESENKKLPDEIFSQTNPKLF
- a CDS encoding beta-ketoacyl synthase chain length factor — translated: MKAGISGLGMITPFGVGVEHFWQGLRGRRKPQYVMELIDLAQGQRELGMFKAVAEGLKDYISPALLRRIDPLAQKALLCSILALKDAGIVDDTNKNIGIVTGTGYGCLNASFNFQDSLIDYGDSAPSPTDFINSVHNSICAQISIALKITGPVTTISSFELTTAQVIETAAAWLKQDSCDYVFACIGDENHMLRNYATALFKEGCAQDDVVYEPGEFFVSFVLSKDDNAKYGCIKEIQSSGFDYGVGCTVQYTLEISQGNSGSEPSLSSELSGIERICGYSPCVDALYLCAAAVIKSKQVTLSGKAIGRQERIIIKRGKDKCFQNYIITGGKCLKHSH
- a CDS encoding tyrosine recombinase XerC — encoded protein: MGSLKQHIDDFLRYMSTEVNASEHTLRAYGKDLDEFLKTAAEKDAGDTDLYDIRGFVASQSRAGLAKSTVARRLATVKSFFKYLRAQGVVANNPTRLVPTPKAPRALPKFLSVDDVFNLIEKTSGMGFIMARNRAIVELFYSSGLRISELTGTNMEDINLNQGLIKVMGKGKKQRIVPVGEPAVKAVKIYLIERLLIKKTRAKGAASKKTTEDDSGALFLNSGGRRLTVRHIRRIVVKFARLIGIQGKMGPHTLRHTFATHLLHGGADLRVIQELLGHSSLSTTQRYTHLDIEHLMDTYDKSHPLAR
- a CDS encoding phosphopantetheine-binding protein; the encoded protein is MTTEDKLKEIIVRDLKLTHIKAEDIKDDDFLFGEEGLGLDSLDAVELVVILQRHFNCEIKDMQKVREIFTSIKTLSDYIRSVQNAT